CCCGGGAAGCCAGTGGGAAACGACTTCATTGTAGCACCCCCGCCGGGCAGCAAAACCCGTAACAGGTCAAGGCAAAGTCATCTTCTCACAGCATGCGCCGCGCGCGCAGACCGTAGAGATGTCGTTCGGCATCCACCAGGTGCTGCCCCCAGTGCAGACGGTAGCCGCTGCCCCAGCTGCGCAGGGTCGGCAGAGCGGTGTGTTCCTGGTCCAGTCGGTCCAGGCCGGCCTTCAGCTCCCAATAGATATCGGCCAGATCATCGGCCAGGCTGCCGCTCTGCTCCTGCCAATCGCGCCCCACGTCGAACTCGGTCCAGTAGCTGTCGAGTTCGCCAAGTGCCTGGCGCAGACGGGAAAACAGGGAAAAACGACGCTCCGGGTCGATGTCCGAGAGCAGGTCGTCGGCCTCGCCGGGATCGTCCAGGGTCTCGATAGCGGCGTGCAGTCGCGGCAGCAGCCGGGCCAGCTTTGCCAGGAAAGCGACAGAATCAGCCTCCGGCGCCTTGTCGAAGTCCTCGATGAAGGCACAGTACTCACGCGCGATGCGGGTCAGGTGCCCGACGGATTCGACTGGAGACATGGTCCCTCCCCGGCTCCGGAGCCCCGGCGCCCTTTGATGTTGCACTGACTGAGTGTAGACCAGAATCCCGGCGCCACGGCAACGCCGCGCCTGTCCGGCAGGGATGTCAGATCTCCATCATCTCGAAGTCTTCCTTGCCGGCCCCGCATTCCGGGCATTTCCAGTTGATCGGCACATCTTCCCAGCGAGTACCAGGCGAAATGCCCTCGTCGGGCACCCCCTTGGCCTCGTCGTAGACATAGCCACAGATCACGCACATGTAGACCTTCATCATTCTCTCCTGTCCGTGCAGGTCATTCTGCCAGAAGACGCAACCGACGATGTTGTAGCATGCGCGCATGCAAGAGCGTCCCACCGTGTTGTTCATCGGCGGCCACGACCCCAGTGGCGGTGCCGGTATCCAGGCCGACATCGAGACGGCCCAGGCGCTGGGCTGCCGCGCCGCCAGTCTGGTCACCTGCCTGACCACCCAGGACAGCCGCAATGTGCGTGCCCTGCACCCCCAGCCAGCCGAGGATCTGCTGAGCCAACTGGACTGCCTGCTCGCCGACATGCGCCCGCAGGCGATCAAGATCGGTCTGCTGGGCAGTGCCCAGGTGATCCCGTCGCTGGCCGAACGCCTGGCCACACTGGGTGTACCTCTGGTACTCGACCCGGTGCTGGCCGCCGGTGGCGGACAGCGCCTGGCGGACGAGCGCCTGGTAACGGCCATCCGTCGCCACCTGCTGCCGCTGACCACCCTGCTCACCCCCAACCGGGCCGAGGCCCGGCGACTGGCCATGACCGCCGAACCCGATACTGCCGCCCGCGAGCTGCGGGGCCTGGGGGCGGGTGCCGTGCTGCTCACCGGTGCCGACGAGGCGCGGGGCGACCAGGTGATCAACCGCCTGTTCCACGAGACGGGTGAACAGGACTTCAACTGGCCGCGGCTGCCCCACAGCTACCACGGGTCGGGCTGCACCCTGGCCGCGGCCTGTGCCTGCGGCCTGGCGCGGGGTGGTGATCTCGTATCCGTGACCGAACAGGCTCAGGCCTGGACCTGGCAGGCACTGGCACACGCCGAACACCCCGGCCACGGCCAGTGGCTGCC
The sequence above is a segment of the endosymbiont of unidentified scaly snail isolate Monju genome. Coding sequences within it:
- the thiD gene encoding bifunctional hydroxymethylpyrimidine kinase/phosphomethylpyrimidine kinase, which produces MQERPTVLFIGGHDPSGGAGIQADIETAQALGCRAASLVTCLTTQDSRNVRALHPQPAEDLLSQLDCLLADMRPQAIKIGLLGSAQVIPSLAERLATLGVPLVLDPVLAAGGGQRLADERLVTAIRRHLLPLTTLLTPNRAEARRLAMTAEPDTAARELRGLGAGAVLLTGADEARGDQVINRLFHETGEQDFNWPRLPHSYHGSGCTLAAACACGLARGGDLVSVTEQAQAWTWQALAHAEHPGHGQWLPRRLAETEP
- a CDS encoding DUF5063 domain-containing protein, giving the protein MSPVESVGHLTRIAREYCAFIEDFDKAPEADSVAFLAKLARLLPRLHAAIETLDDPGEADDLLSDIDPERRFSLFSRLRQALGELDSYWTEFDVGRDWQEQSGSLADDLADIYWELKAGLDRLDQEHTALPTLRSWGSGYRLHWGQHLVDAERHLYGLRARRML
- a CDS encoding rubredoxin — translated: MKVYMCVICGYVYDEAKGVPDEGISPGTRWEDVPINWKCPECGAGKEDFEMMEI